aggtcaggagtttgagaccagcaaggccaacatgatgcaaccccgctactaaaatacaaaaattagccgggcatggtggcagtcgactgtaatctcagctactcgggaggctgaggcaggaaaatcgcttgaacctgggaggcggaggttgcagtgagcaataaATAGCgcaaggctgtgtctcaaaaaaaaaaaaaaaaaaaaaaaaaaaagctgtgtcgAGAAGCGTCCACGTGCACTGGCGCCTGCCGGTCAGCAGGGGCCGCTGCTGCCGTCTCTGGGTCCTCCTGGCGCCGCAGCAGGCGCATGCGCAGCGGAGCCTCCCTGCAgaggtgaattttatttttggtcccCACCCTTTAAACCCTGCTCGTATTTATTACTGTACTTATTACAGCTGACCTGGTTGTGGCTGCTTGTGGTACTCAGGATTCTGCTCTTCGTGAATATGGGGATAGATCCTTCCCTGCCAACAACTGGCTTCCCCCCTGCAGCTGTGGGGTGGAAAATTTCCATCTTTCCCTTACGCTGTCtccttagttttttaaattacatgataTTCCAATTTTTCAATAAGCAATCTACGCAAACGAGAACAAATTCAACCCCTTTTTTATTAAGTTCCAGGATCCACAGCCCCCTGCCACACCCcgctttttttttgaaacgggattgcaggcacctaccatgacgtctggctaattttttaaattttagtagagatagggtttcaccatgttggccaggatggtctcgagcacttgaccgtgtgatcctcccaccgcctgtcaaagtgctggagttacaggcgtgagtcaccgtgctcggcctctttattgattgattgattgattgattgattgattgagacggagtcttgctctgtctcccaggctggagtgcagtggcctgatcttgactCTGCCATCTATATCTcgccagcttcaagcaattctcctgcctcaacctcccgactagctgggattacaggcactcaccacctcgtcaggctcatttttgtaatttagtagagacattcgctgtgttggcctggctggttttgaactgcaaCCTCGTGATTCGCTCACCtggatctcccaaagtgctgagattacaggcgtgatccaccacacccagcctaacacCTCTTTTAATGAGAACCTTTGCATTACATCTCTGAAATGGCCCCCCTTTGCAAGGAAAAAACGACTGTGAAGTGCCTAATAGAGAACAgaacacatagtaagtgctaagtgcattttttgagaaggagtttcactcttgttacccaggctggagtgcaattgcgcgatctcggctcactgcaacctccgcctcctgggttcagcaattctcctgcctcagcctcctgagtagctaggattacaggcacgcgccacatgcccagctaatgttttgtatttttagtatagacgaggtttcaccatgttgaccaggatggtctcgatctcttgacctcgtgatccacccgcctcagcctcccaaagtgctgggattacaggcttaagccaccgcgcccggcctgcatttaaagattttaaagaattttattaagAAAGCGAAACCAAGGCCGGCCtgcatttaaagattttaaagaattttattaagAAAGCGAAACCAAGGCCGGCCTGCATTTAAAGATTTTAAGGAATTTTATTAAGAAAGCGAAACCAAGGCCGGCCtgcatttaaagattttaaagaattttattaagAAAGCGAAACCAAGGCCGGCCtgtatttaaagattttaaagaattttattaagaggccgggcgcggtggctcaagcttgtaatcccagcactttgggaggccgaggcgggtggatcacaaggtcgagagatcgagaccatcctggtcaacttggtgaaaccccgtttctactaaaaatacaaaaaattagctgggcatggtggcgtgtgcctgtaatcccagctactcaggaggctgaggcaggagaattgcctgaacccaggaggcggaggttgcggtgagccgagattgtgccattgcactccagcctgggtaacaagagcgaaactccgtctcaaaaaaaaaaaaaaaaaaaaagaattttattaagaAAGCGAAACCAAggccggtcacggtggctcaagcctgtaatcccagcactttgggaggccgaggcgggtggatcacgaggtcaagagagcgagaccatcctggtcaacatggtgaaaccctgtctctactaaaaatacgaaacattagctgggtatgtggcgtgcctgtaatcccaggtcctcaggaggctgaggcaggagaattgcctgaacccaggaggcggaggttgcggtgagccgagatcgcaccattgcactccagcctgggtaacaagagcgaaactccgtctcaaaaaaaaaaaaaaaaaaaaaaaaaaaactcattcccaagcctaggcgcggtggctcacgcctgtaaatcccagcactttgggaggccgtggggattggatcacaaggtcaggagttcgagaccagactggccaacatcgtgaaatgccgtctccactaaaaacacaaaaattagccgggtgtggtggtgtgcacctgtaattccagctactcgggaagctgaggcaggagaatcacttgaatcagggaggtggaggttgtggtgagctgacatcccgccactgcactccagtctagcaaCAGAGCcacactccgtctcaaagaaaacaaaacaaaacaaaacaaaaacccctcaTCCCCCAATTGGCGCATTCGCTTGACTTGTAACTTAACATTAGACACATCTCGGACACAGGTGTAGGTGGTTAAGAACCCCTAGCGCTCACACCTGCTCCCTGCCACCCCTCTGCCTTTCAGAGCTTCAATCCGTTCAGTTTTCCCCTGGGTTAAATGGTGATAGCAAGATCAATCATCGATTAAATGAAAGCCAAGGTTGATGGCGCTTTATAAAGCAAAGTGCCCGAAGCATTTGCGAGGGGGAGGCATGTACAGGTTTATTTTAGAGTCCAGCCTGGAATTTGCATTACTTTTTGCGGTCCCACACCTCCCCCTCTCCCAGCCCAGGAAGAAAACTGCAGTCGCTCTCCTGTTTCCCAAAGTGAGTTTAGGGAAAGATTTACAGCAAGGGGGTTCATTTGCACTGTGAGAACATCGTGCAAGaaatactgagtgcctactatgtgcagaACGTTGGCTGGACTCTTCATAGCGAATAGAGATACTCAATTGAACGCCAATTAATTCCCTCGAGCCGAAGATACGAAACACATTCAGCTGTTTCTTAGGGTCAGATTAGGACACAAATGCTGAACAGTCTTCCTGCGCCGCCCcctggagaggaaaagaaatagaaaatgaaattgcGCCAGTAAAGCGCTTAGCCGGGTGCTTGGGACGTGGTAAAACAGCCCTGAAATAAGTAACTGTTTTATTAATAGCAACGTTAGCTAATTAAAATAGCGTTTGTTGAGCGTTGGATATCAGGCACGGTGCTAATTCTTTTAGATgtatttagtttgttttaatCTCCCCCAAACAATAGGGTGGTATTGATCACCCTcgatttacagatgaggaaattgaggcacagataAATCCCAGTAGCTCCTAGAAGAAACACGCAGTGTGGTCAAGCTAGCAAGGtgttttgctcactgctgtatATACAAAACCCCTAATAATGCCTGGTGCGTAGATGCTCGGTATGCATTTGTGGGATCAGTGATTTCGATGcctgcttcttccttttttggggacggagtttcgctcttgttgcccaggctgaagtgcaatggcgcgatatcgtcTCATCGCGACCTCCGCCGCCTCCTGGAttctaagcgattctcctgcctcagcctcccgagtagctgggcgcctgccaccacgccagctatttttcctgtatttttagtagagacgggggttttctccatgttggccaggctggcctcgaacttctgacctcaggtgatccacctacctcggccgccgaaagtgctgggattacgggcgtgagccaccgcgcccggcctcttataGAACTTTacgttttgaaataattacaggCAAGGAGTTGCAAAAACTAGAGTGGTCGCGAGTGTCCTTTTTCCTCGGTCTCTCCCGGGGGTATCATCTTACATAACAATGGCCAAACCCGGAAAATGACTTGGGTATAATTCACAGACTCTCTTCACCTTGTAATGTGGTTTTAATAGAAGTGCTGGACATTTTGCAAGCTAATGTCGTTGCTATGGTTTTATTCTCAGTTAAAACGGCGCCCTTTGCTTTGTGCACCTGAGCACTGCACACCGAAGGCGACCACCGCCCCAGAGACGCCCAGTCTGTATCTAAGAGCAGCCGCGCCGGCGCCGAAGGGGTCAACAGGCGGCCCTCCCCCGTGCGCCTGCGCGGAGACGCTTCGCCCCGCCTCCGCAGAGCAGTCACATGACCCGCCCAACCGGCGTCCGCCTATAAAAGGCTGAGTGTTGACGTCAGCGTTCTCTTCCGCCGTCGTCGCCGCCATAATCGGCGCGACTCGCTTCATTCGGATCTACCTGGAAGAATCCACCACCATCCGCCACCATGGTAAGTAACCCTACCTCACTGGTGTTCTGGAACGGCGGCGGGGCCTCCGCGGGGCCGACGCTGCCTAGTTTGGGACGCTGAGGCTGTCCGTGCCTGGAGGAGACGGGGAGGCGGCGGGACTGGAGGAGCAGGGGTTGGGGAAGCGGCCGCCGCCATGTCTGTGCGCCGCGCTGTTCGCCGAGCCCCTTCTCCGCTTCCGGGGACGCTGTAACCTTGCCTGGATCCGGCTGGAGCTGGGGTGGTGgcggggatgggggtggggaatgaTGATGTGGCAGGCGTTGTAATGGCGGGCACCGCGGTGGAAGCGGGGAGACGGGGAAGCGCCTTATGTAACCCGCGGGCCGCAAGTTTGAGATCGATTTTCTGCCGAAGGGCTAGGGGCGGCAGAGAAATGGCAGAACGAGCAAAGCGACGCCTGAAAggctccctcctttcctctccaaaTATCTTCTCCCGATGTTAACCTTCGGCCCTAGGCGCTTGTCCTTCCTGTGACTACCAAATGTGCAGTCTGTTTTTGAGACACGAGGTGTAGGCTTGTGCTTTAGGGCCGTTCAGGCTCCCCGTTATCTCCTTGTGGGGTGGGGGGTCTTGTCTGATCCCCCTTGCTGAGTGGTGACCTGGCATTTTATAATGAAGCTTTTTCTTCGGGGAAGCCTGGGTGGCCTGATGACAACGTGGAGGGAGAGGGCTTTGGGAGCGGGTGCATCCCTTGTGTGTTTGACCCTAAGTACTTCTTAGTATCGTGCTTGGTACCAAGGAAATGTGTTGCCACCCGGTTTTATTCCCAAGGAGTTTTGTTTCTGGGTTGTCAATCCTGAATGACCCCTCTTAACGCTGGTTCTTTAGAGATTTCGTGGTGAGTCTTAAGGGGTGTTAGGCTGGAGATTGGATGGCCGTGGGGCACCCTAGGAACAACCCCCTCCTGGCCTTGGGCCTGGAGTTTCATTTGGACTGAATGCTCCATGCCAAGCTGTGTTCCTGGAAATGGGGATCTTGACTGAGCCTCCCCTGCTTGCCCAGGTGAACTTCACGGTAGACCAGATCCGCGCCATCATGGACAAGAAGGCCAACATCCGCAACATGTCTGTCATCGCCCACGTGGACCACGGCAAGTCCACGCTGACAGACTCACTGGTGTGCAAGGCTGGCATCATTGCTTCTGCCCGGGCTGGGGAGACACGCTTCACTGACACCCGGAAGGACGAGCAGGAGCGTTGCATCACCATCAAGTCAACGTGAGCTCCCCGTGCCCTCTGCACTCTGGCAGGGAGGTGCTGGCCTGGCAGCTGGAGGCCACTGAGCCAGGGTGGGAGAGGGGAGACTAGACAATGTCTGTTTTccttggttttttaatttttgagaagaaTGAGTGAGGTTCAGTCTAGCAAGATAGGTTGGAGAGGCACAGGGATGGGGGTACTGGGAGCTGGAGGGGTGTCTGAGGTCGGGGTTTAACTCAGTGGTCTCCCTCCCTGGGGGACTTTTCTCCACTCCTGGAATATCCAGACAGTTTTGCTGTCACACCTGGGAGGGGAGGGTGTTCCTGGCACTAGGATTGCTGGGAAACTCCTGTCTGTCACTCTTGGAAGGGGAGGGAGTTCCTGGCatgaggaatgctgggaaactcCTGTGTTGCACTGGACAGCATTCATTTCATGATAGTTTCTGGCCCTTGATGTGAGTAGCGTGAGTCTAAAAGGTGAGAGCAGAGCTCAGTGACCTCAGCTTCTTCGTGTTTTGGGTTGGTGCCAGTGTGAGGGTTTTTGCCTTAGGCTTTTCATTTCTGCTGGAGGTGGGGGAGAAATGAGGAGGGAAGGGTTGGAGTCTGGAGGCTTTGGCTGTCTAGCTGGGTCTTTTATTTGTTACTTTTGAGTTGGGTGTGATGAGTCTGGGGGGACCAAGTAGGCTCAGAGGGGGTTCTGGACAGGAAAGCTCTGGCTCTGTGGAGCTGGTACCAGGAGTTTCTGTTTTGGGGAGAGGGGACTGCAGAGACAAAGGACAGGGGTGGGTTGGCTCTTCTGGGAGCCTGTCCAGGGATGAGTCATGGAGGAGTAGCCTGGCTTCTGACAGCATCCCAGCCTCcctgggccaggtgtggctcCTGTCCCCTGAccagtccctccctccctcagtgcCATCTCCCTCTTCTACGAGCTTTCGGAGAACGACTTGAACTTCATCAAGCAGAGCAAGGATGGTGCTGGCTTCCTCATCAACCTCATCGACTCCCCTGGGCACGTGGACTTCTCCTCGGAGGTGACTGCTGCCCTCCGAGTCACTGATGGCGCCTTGGTGGTAGTGGACTGCGTGTCAGGTAAGCATCGAGTCCTGAGGCAGGGCCCAGAAGAACCCGGGGCCATCCCAGCTTGATGATGACAGCGTGCCCGGTCCCCTGCGTCCCCAGGCGTGTGCGTGCAGACCGAGACAGTGCTACGGCAGGCCATTGCTGAGCGTATCAAGCCCGTGCTGATGATGAACAAGATGGATCGCGCCCTGCTGGAGTTGCAGCTGGAGCCCGAGGAGCTCTACCAGACCTTCCAGCGCATAGTGGAGAATGTGAACGTCATCATCTCCACCTATGGCGAGGGCGAGAGCGGCCCCATGGGCAACATCATGGTACGGCCTTCCCTGGCTGGGTGGTGTGCTTCCACAGCGGGGTTTTCAGGAGCTGTTGGGGGACAGAGTTGACTTGAGAGCACCAGAAGTGTGTTATTGGCAAGATTAATGGGGTGACAGTAGGCAGCTGGCATGTTCTCAACCGACTTGTCTAGCCCTTGACCTTTGGGCAGCCAGTGGAGATGGACTCAGGGAACGGCGCCCCTGGGTGGTGGAGGGACTGCAGCTGAAGCTGGCCCCTTGTTCGTGATGACTGACTATTTCTTCACTTTGACCTGATGTCTACTGAAGAAATCTAGTGTCTGAGACTTGGATCCCTGGTGCTCGGCCTGCAGCTGTAGGCTCTGCTCAGGGGCCCTGCTCATTGCTTCTTGCTGCTTCTTACACTTTCAGATCGATCCTGTCCTTGGTACTGTGGGCTTCGGGTCTGGCCTCCATGGTTGGGCCTTCACCCTGAAGCAGTTTGCTGAGATGTACGTGGCCAAGTTTGCTGCCAAGGGGGAGGGCCAGCTGGGGCCTGCCGAGCGGGCCAAGAAAGTTGAGGACATGATGAAGAAGCTGTGGGGTGACAGGTGAGCACCACGGGATATGGTGGGGAGTTCCTGACATCTGAGGGGAGTGGCAGTGACGCAGGGTTACGGTGCGGTATTCACAGCACGGCTGGTGCCCACCAGTCACCTTACAGAGCCCTGCCCAAGATGTAGGGGTGCGGAGTCGTGTTCACAGCACGGCTCAAGCGCATCAGTCGCCTTGCAGAGCCCTGCCCAAGCATGTCCCCTTGGCAGCCCCCGTCACCCCTAGGCAGCTCTGACTTGTTTTGGCCTGCCCGCCAGGTACTTTGACCCCGCCACCGGCAAGTTCAGCAAGTCCGCCAGCAGCCCCGATGGGAAGAAGCTGCCTCGCACCTTCTGCCAGCTGATCTTGGACCCCATCTTCAAGGTAGGCAGGAGGGCTGCACCAGCACCCTGCGCTCTGTGCCAGTGGGACTATTGGCACTTGGACCTGGGGTCTCTCCAGCTTCCCCATCAGCTGGCTGGGCCCATCTCCCCGTGGGGCAGGTGTGAGACAGGAGGAGGCACAGCTCCTAACTGAGGTAGAGTCAGGGATCCTCTCCCGAGATCTGGACTGCAAGGCCCGAGCCTTAGGACTGCCCCTATTTGGCGGGGGTGGATAACCGGGGGTTTTGGTTGCAGGTGACCATTCAGTGGTAGAAGTCAAAATGGGGTTTTCTTCTCTGCTCTACCGTGACATCATCTCCAGGTCCTGATCTGCTGAGCTGGCTGGGCCCCTGGTGGGCAGGCCATGCCTGCTCCCACTCCTGGCTGGCCCAGGTCTCTTGAGGAAGCAGCACTAGGCATCCTCGTGCTGTTCCCAAATATGCTTTTTTGTCTCCGGGTGGTGAATTTAGGTGTTCGATGCCATCATGAATTTCAAGAAGGAGGAGACAGCAAAACTGATCGAGAAGTTGGATATCAAACTGGATAGCGAGGACAAGGACAAGGAAGGCAAACCCCTGCTGAAGGTGCGGCCCGGCCTTGGCCCTCGGGAGGGGGGCAGTGCACACTGCATCATCTGGGGGCTGAGGTCCTCAGCTGGGCAGGGATAGCGGCTGCCCCTTTAGGCTCCGAGTGCTGCTGAAGTCAAATTCCAGCAGCCAGCCCCATCTGGGAAAGTTGTGGGTGAGGGTCTTGGCAGGTGtgtgcctggcctctgctgcCTTCCAGGAGGGGGTGTGCTTTGTGGGAGAAGGCGACTCCTGACTTTGGCTTCCGTGACTCGTGCACGGAGCTTTCCTGGGCTCCCCAGGTGTCTCATGTACTGCCCTCTGCCCTGCAGGCTGTGATGCGCCGCTGGCTGCCCGCCGGAGACGCTTTGTTGCAAATGATCACCATACACCTGCCCTCCCCTGTGACAGCCCAGAAGTACCGCTGTGAGCTCCTGTACGAGGGGCCCCCGGACGATGAGGCTGCCATGGGTACGTGGTCCTGGGTGCCGGGCCTGAGCTGCAGCTTGAGGCTATGGCCGGAAGACTTGCCATTGCCAAAGTTCTGTGGGCTGCAGGGTTCTGAAAGGATGAGCCGAGCTGGAATGAACCTTGTGGGTTTCCTGTTCCCTCAGGCATTAAAAGCTGTGACCCCAAAGGCCCCCTTATGATGTATATTTCCAAAATGGTGCCAACCTCCGACAAAGGTCGGTTCTACGCCTTTGGACGGGTCTTCTCGGGCCTAGTCTCCACCGGCCTGAAGGTCAGGATCATGGGGCCGAACTACACCCCCGGGAAGAAGGAGGACCTCTACCTGAAGCCAATCCAGAGGTGAGCAGCTGGGTGATGGCCAGTCAGCAGCTTGAAGTGAGGAGCATGGAGGGAGTGTAGGGTTACACTTATGCCAGCCATGGCTTTTGTCATCATGACCTAGTGAGGGAGTCCCTGGAGACGCCACAAGCCCCAGGGCACAGCAAATCTTAGCTCATCTGTGTCCCTGGGTTTCACGTTGGTGGCAGCAGTCTTGCTTCATACCCAGGAGAGGGCGGGAACTCCAGAGAGGATGTGTTTCCTGGCAGCCCCGATGCCGCAGTCGGGGCCTTGTGGAAGCCACCTGCCTGCCTTGGGACCAGGCAGGAGAGCCACCAACGCGGAGGGACCCACCCTGgacctagagcaggcgtccccaaactttacacagggggccaggtcactgtccctcagaccgttggagggccgccacatactgtgttcctctcaccaccaatgaaagaggtgccctttcctgaagtgcggcagggggccggataaatggcctcagggggctgtagtttggggacgcctgacctagaggATCCAGCAGAACCATGGCCTTCTGCTTCTTCCCAGAACAATCCTGATGATGGGCCGCTACGTGGAGCCCATCGAGGATGTGCCTTGTGGGAACATTGTGGGTCTGGTGGGTGTGGACCAGTTCCTGGTGAAGACGGGCACCATCACCACCTTCGAGCATGCCCACAACATGCGTGTGATGAAGTTCAGCGTCAGCCCTGTCGTCAGGGTGGCCGTGGAGGCCAAGAACCCAGCCGACCTGCCCAAGCTGGTGGAGGGTCTGAAGAGGCTGGCCAAGTCCGACCCCATGGTGCAGGTGGGCATGGAGTGCACCCGCTGTGGGTAGACCCTCTGAGGGGGGATGGCTTGGGGCCTCATCTGTGGCTGTGTGGATTGCTGTGGTTGTAAGGTTGGAAAGGAGGGATTCCCAGCTGTGCAGGAAACCCCTGCTTGCATGGGGATCATGCCTCGAAGGTGGAAGTCCTATAAATGGGGACTCCTGCCTAGGCGGCCACCACCCTCTCCTAGGCTGCTCTGCGCATGTGCACTGTAGTTTGTGGGCTTACATATCTTCAGTTCGTGCTGCCTCGGGTGGTCCCAGGATCCCGGCACCTTCCTCTGAAATCTTGTCCTTGTAGACTCCAGCTTCTTCCCAGCTAAAGGGAACCGGGGAGCCTGTTCCCAGGCCCGTCCCGCTGCGCTGGTGCTGACACATGTCCCTTTCAGTGCATCATTGAGGAGTCGGGAGAGCACATCATCGCGGGTGCTGGCGAGCTGCACCTGGAGATCTGCCTCAAGGACCTGGAAGAGGACCATGCCTGCATCCCCATCAAGGTGAGCTGCGAGCATCAGTGATCAGCTGTTCCCCATGCCCCTCAGGCTGAGACAGTCTGTTGCCACTGTGCTCTGGGCGCTCAATCCCACCCTCAGCTTTAAAGCTGAGCTGGGCTTTGCACAGGCTCCTAGACTTGATTTTGGCCTTGGTCTTGTCTTAGTTATTTTAAGTTTCTTCATTAGGGTTTGCTACAGACACGtgggattattttcttgttttgagatggtgtcttgctcctgtcctggaggctggagtgcagtggcgccatctctgttcactgcagtctccatctcccggcttcaagcgattttcctgcctcattctcccaagtagctgagagtacaggtgcctgccaccatgtgcagctaatttttgtatatttagtggaggctgggtttcaccatgttagctaggctagTCATGAAcgcctgacttcatgatccacctgccttggtcctCCTAAactgctagggttacaggcgtgagccaccgtacccagccagcGGGGCCGATTGTGAGTTCCTCACAGACACAGCTCATCCAACGGGCTTCTGTGCACCAACACACATGCTCAGTGGGGTCGGGCCAGGCCTGCTCCAGACCTTGTTTCTCACTCATGAAAACTTGGAATTGCGCAAGCCCATGGTTTTCTGTGCCGGAGAGCTCAGTGGAGCCCTGCTCCGTGTCCTGGATGGCGGTGAGATGTGCTTGCCCGTGCAACACTGACTCCTTGATTCTGACTGGCGTCATTCTGCCAGGCTGTATTAAGTCTGCCTCGCTGGGAAAATCTTTTAAGGATTCCTCTGTGTGTTAAGTTCCTGCTTCCTCCAGGCAGGTGTGTgaccttcctcttctttctgcaGAAATCTGACCCTGTCGTCTCATACCGTGAGACTGTCAGTGAAGAGTCCAACGTGCTCTGCCTTTCCAAGTCCCCCAACAAGCACAACCGGCTGTACATGAAGGCGCGGCCCTTCCCCGATGGCCTGGCCGAGGACATCGACAAAGGCGAGGTGTCTGCCCGCCAGGAGCTCAAGCAGCGGGCGCGCTACCTGGCTGAGAAGTACGAGTGGGACGTGGCCGAAGCCCGTAAGATCTGGTGCTTTGGGCCCGACGGCACCGGCCCCAACATCCTCACTGACATCACTAAGGGCGTGCAGTACCTCAACGAGATCAAGGACAGTGTGGTGGCTGGCTTCCAGTGGGCCACCAAGGAGGTGAGGCACAGCTCACCATGGGCAGACCACACCCACGTTTCCAGCCCCTAGAAGGGACCTCATGGTCCTGCCTTCTGGGACCCTaatggggctgaggtgggcaaggACAGTTCCCTCAGTGGAGACCTGCAGGGCTTGGCATGGGGAGGGCAACAGCCAGGGTGCATTTAGCCCCTGACGGCGGCTCTCCCTTTCCCAGGGCGCGCTGTGTGAGGAGAATATGCGGGGTGTGCGCTTCGACGTCCACGACGTGACCCTGCACGCTGACGCCATCCACCGCGGGGGTGGTCAGATCATCCCCACGGCACGGCGTTGCCTCTACGCCAGTGTGCTGACTGCCCAGCCGCGCCTTATGGAGCCCATCTACTTGGTGGAGATCCAGGTgagcc
This genomic interval from Saimiri boliviensis isolate mSaiBol1 chromosome 14, mSaiBol1.pri, whole genome shotgun sequence contains the following:
- the EEF2 gene encoding elongation factor 2 — translated: MVNFTVDQIRAIMDKKANIRNMSVIAHVDHGKSTLTDSLVCKAGIIASARAGETRFTDTRKDEQERCITIKSTAISLFYELSENDLNFIKQSKDGAGFLINLIDSPGHVDFSSEVTAALRVTDGALVVVDCVSGVCVQTETVLRQAIAERIKPVLMMNKMDRALLELQLEPEELYQTFQRIVENVNVIISTYGEGESGPMGNIMIDPVLGTVGFGSGLHGWAFTLKQFAEMYVAKFAAKGEGQLGPAERAKKVEDMMKKLWGDRYFDPATGKFSKSASSPDGKKLPRTFCQLILDPIFKVFDAIMNFKKEETAKLIEKLDIKLDSEDKDKEGKPLLKAVMRRWLPAGDALLQMITIHLPSPVTAQKYRCELLYEGPPDDEAAMGIKSCDPKGPLMMYISKMVPTSDKGRFYAFGRVFSGLVSTGLKVRIMGPNYTPGKKEDLYLKPIQRTILMMGRYVEPIEDVPCGNIVGLVGVDQFLVKTGTITTFEHAHNMRVMKFSVSPVVRVAVEAKNPADLPKLVEGLKRLAKSDPMVQCIIEESGEHIIAGAGELHLEICLKDLEEDHACIPIKKSDPVVSYRETVSEESNVLCLSKSPNKHNRLYMKARPFPDGLAEDIDKGEVSARQELKQRARYLAEKYEWDVAEARKIWCFGPDGTGPNILTDITKGVQYLNEIKDSVVAGFQWATKEGALCEENMRGVRFDVHDVTLHADAIHRGGGQIIPTARRCLYASVLTAQPRLMEPIYLVEIQCPEQVVGGIYGVLNRKRGHVFEESQVAGTPMFVVKAYLPVNESFGFTADLRSNTGGQAFPQCVFDHWQILPGDPFDNTSRPSQVVAETRKRKGLKEGIPALDNFLDKL